The Cannabis sativa cultivar Pink pepper isolate KNU-18-1 unplaced genomic scaffold, ASM2916894v1 Contig3, whole genome shotgun sequence genome window below encodes:
- the LOC115702416 gene encoding uncharacterized protein LOC115702416, giving the protein MVEKGLILAVLLASMLAGCMANRDWGSGFNYTDWLHRHRSWYGHHHQNQTKQVPNKIIVGGSEHWRFNFSYTDWAFNHGPFYLNDILVFKYDPPKGKDSHPHSVYQLPDLRSFVKCDLSNGKKLANATQGSGEGFEVVLDKWQPYYFACGESNGFHCNIGRMKFFVIPMLRPWHS; this is encoded by the exons ATGGTAGAAAAAGGTCTAATTTTGGCAGTTCTATTAGCATCGATGTTGGCTGGGTGTATGGCCAATAGAGATTGgggttctggatttaactataCAGATTGGCTTCATAGACATCGTAGTTGGTATGGTCACCACCATCAGAACCAAACTAAACAAGTTCCCAACAAGATTATCGTGGGTGGCTCGGAGCACTGGCGCTTCAACTTTAGCTACACGGATTGGGCTTTCAACCATGGCCCATTCTACCTAAATGACATCCTTG TTTTCAAGTACGATCCTCCGAAAGGCAAGGACTCACATCCACACAGCGTGTACCAGCTCCCAGACTTGAGAAGCTTTGTGAAGTGTGATCTAAGCAATGGAAAGAAGTTGGCGAATGCAACACAAGGTAGTGGAGAAGGATTCGAGGTGGTTCTAGATAAGTGGCAGCCCTACTACTTTGCCTGTGGTGAGAGCAATGGTTTCCATTGCAATATTGGACGTATGAAGTTCTTTGTCATACCAATGCTTCGTCCTTGGCATTCGTAA
- the LOC115724719 gene encoding uncharacterized protein LOC115724719, producing the protein MILKIFKNTFILVFSLSLSLSLSLSLSLSLSLSLSLSLQSRSSGELHFHGFKGRRLKYPLQAPCWVLGTCFIFLLLASQMTGTDSEVVIIDNSEASVWPEKHEEIFIELMEEEVLKGNRNTTTFTKQSWKRIKEELYAQAKRSYTDTQLRNKYNLLRQKHKDFKSLLKETGIGFSVVTGQVTAPDEVCYR; encoded by the exons atgattttaaaaatttttaaaaacacttTTATCTtggttttctctctctctctctctctctctctctctctctctctctctctctctctctctctctctctctctctctcgttacAGTCACGTTCGTCAGGAGAGCTTCATTTCCATGGCTTCAAAG GCAGAAGATTGAAGTACCCACTTCAGGCACCTTGCTGGGTTCTTGGCACCTGCTTCATCTTCCTCCTCTTGGCATCACAg ATGACAGGAACAGATAGTGAGGTGGTTATCATTGATAATAGCGAAGCTTCTGTTTGGCCTGAAAAACATGAAGAAATTTTTATTGAACTTATGGAAGAAGAAGTTTTGAAGGGAAATAGAAATACTACAACCTTTACAAAGCAATCATGGAAGCGTATAAAGGAGGAGCTTTATGCACAAGCGAAGAGAAGTTACACTGATACACAATTAAGGAACAAATACAATCTGTTAAGACAAAAGCACAAGGATTTCAAGTCTTTACTGAAAGAGACTGGCATAGGATTTAGTGTAGTGACTGGACAAGTTACTGCGCCAGATGAAGTGTGTTATAGATAA
- the LOC115720287 gene encoding uncharacterized protein LOC115720287, giving the protein MVMGWPDMYVPQIKIADDVFGVENDSTWIMKEDILGFCDLDKIGATVMSLWCSYLQTRFLNHSGLNKVYAFLNPSWVGNKAGSYAKRVTNLSQRLSDIDPGQFLVSPWIDSKHWMVILIQPSSQRVAFLDPLNGLMPGDIEKVVKEALMKYNLQNSKKANSRPNITYHKCRLQPDIVQCEYYCMKFIQELMIVPNPTRHLATKVYTII; this is encoded by the exons ATGGTAATGGGATGGCCAGACATGTATGTACCACAAATTAAAATTGCAGATGATGTGTTCGGAGTTGAAAATGATAGTACTTGGATAATGAAGGAGGACATCCTTGGTTTTTGCGACCTGGATAAGATTGGGGCTACAGTTATGTCTCTCTGGTGCag CTATTTGCAGACCCGGTTTCTCAATCATTCTGGATTAAATAAGGTTTATGCATTTCTTAACCCATCTTGGGTAGGCAACAAAGCTGGGTCATATGCAAAACGTGTGACCAATTTATCTCAACGGTTGAGCGACATAGACCCTGGTCAGTTTCTAGTTAGTCCGTGGATTGATAG CAAGCACTGGATGGTTATTCTTATCCAGCCGTCCTCACAGAGGGTGGCATTTTTGGATCCACTCAATGGTCTAATGCCTGGAGACATCGAGAAAGTTGTCAAAGA agcATTGATGAAATACAACCTTCAGAATAGTAAAAAGGCAAATAGTAGACCGAATATCACTTACCACAAGTGTCGGCTTCAGCCCGATATTGTTCAATGTGAATATTATTGCATGAAGTTTATTCAAGAGCTCATGATTGTGCCAAATCCAACACGTCACTTGGCCACTAAGGTATATACAATTATTTAG